In Cryptococcus neoformans var. neoformans JEC21 chromosome 5 sequence, one genomic interval encodes:
- a CDS encoding expressed protein, with protein MQDITQWFLEECDGLLWGELVKPSALTMMDAMKAIQLLDPKMDTGILSNFKSPYMFRPEDPLTPEELCWIMDKMTALEISWYRGATLCQSVYTCLYYHNLYLMDPSFEPKQSTQEDVFSSQILRAYLLLYCKTIDLVYTELSKGNTVEGEDCWLDHYGLPVKVNDDVETIVEFANEALAWLENVKADSLDSFGEQLINRLVFRRNYLRYLDCAASVDISLEQTLLVMRLTAQDTSPSAIQPSEITRLGFDPKIPSYLRQCMPLPEFRQPTFKQSWECMINMTEELLHVERLLGTGDWIQWKAFFWGMTLNDRERLPIVRSLIQSRFTAFCYDSHQGHRNIDRLAKEAILYECGDRNEVVKVLDTLDDMIDGPNMQQLKMWRALITKDIMMDLIMPLQNPPRQRRSLISLSTQWQHRMMMGSRLSSQHEFSPILVSVLEVFRLDCLLEAALSAIELNLIHFSEEREVWWWISEVAVTRASAHISSSSFKAIWAQVWTYIGSAMQILLVLVPLPFDDSILSKPRFALRHKHLLYATHVSGDSVTDVGLTPKYEKWISQRRRLDRKQDSCGLKEVTKLFSKARESLDDLLLQQSRNLRTANHIVSLRLALEHNIRLISEIGTERNLMWDLNTNDRKGRWIMLLLAPDTVTLNE; from the exons ATGCAAGATATCACTCAGTGGTTTTTAGAGGAGTGCGATG GTCTGTTATGGGGCGAGTTAGTCAAGCCTTCGGCCCTCACGATGATGGATGCCATGAAAGCTATCCAA CTGCTGGATCCTAAAATGGACACTGGCATCCTTAGCAACTTTAAATCGCCATACATGTTTCGGCCTGAAGACCCTCTCACACCCGAAGAACTTTGTTGGATCATGGATAAGATGACAGCCCTTGAA ATATCGTGGTATCGAGGGGCAACACTCTGCCAGTCTGTTTACACTTGCCTCTACTATCATAACTTGTATTTGATGGATCCATCATTCGAGCCAAAACAATCAACGCAGGAAGACGTGTTTTCATCTCAGATATTACGCGCCTACCTGTTACTTTATTGCAAAACCATTGATCTGGTATATACAGAACTCTCCAAGGGAAATACCgtagaaggagaagattgctGGTTGGATCACTATGGGCTACCAGTCAAAGTGAACGACGATGTCGAAACTATAGTCGAATTTGCAAATGAAGCCCTCGCGTGGTTAGAAAACGTGAAAGCAGACT CGCTAGATTCTTTTGGCGAGCAACTGATAAACCGATTGGTTTTTCGGAGA AACTATCTTCGATATCTCGATTGCGCCGCATCGGTCGATATCAGCCTGGAGCAAACTCTGTTGGTCATGCGACTGACAGCTCAAGATACTAGCCCATCAGCCATCCAGCCTTCCGAAATTACAAGATTAGGTTTTGACCCAAAAATACCTTCTTACTTACGTCAATGTATGCCGCTACCCGAATTCCGGCAACCGACATTTAAACAGTCTTGGGAATGCATGATTAACATGACAGAAGAACTTTTGCACGTCGAGCGTCTCCTGGGTACAGGAGACTGGATACAATGGAAG gcttttttttggggAATGACCCTGAATGATAGAGAGAGATTGCCAATCGTCCGGTCGTTGATCCAG AGTAGATTCACGGCTTTCTGTTATGACTCGCATCAAGGTCACCGCAATATCGATCGTCTAGCTAAAGAGGCCATATTGTACGAATGTGGTGATAGAAACGAAGTTGTGAAGGTGCTAGATACGCTTGATGATATGATTGATGGCCCCAACATGCAACAACTCAAAATGTGGCGAGCTCTGATAACAAAG GATATAATGATGGATCTGATTATGCCTCTCCAGAATCCACCACGCCAGCGTCGGAGCTTGATTTCTCTTTCAACACAATGGCAACatcggatgatgatgggcagtcgtctctcttctcaacatGAGTTCTCCCCTATACTGGTTTCGGTACTGGAGGTTTTTCGACTAGATTGTTTGCTTGAAGCAGCATTATCAGCGATTGAATTGAATCTAATTCATTTTtcggaagaaagagaagtcTGGTGGTGGATATCAGAGGTCGCAGTTACTCGAGCATCTGCGCATatctcttcgtcgtctttTAAAGCAATTTGGGCTCAAGTCTGGACCTACATAGGGTCCGCTATGCAAATT CTTTTGGTTTTAGTGCCTTTGCCATTTGACGACTCTATTTTATCAAAACCTCGATTTGCTCTTCGTCATAAGCATCTTTTATATGCCACCCATGTATCTGGGGATTCAGTTACAGATGTTGGCTTGACTCCTAAATATGAAAAGTGGATCTCACAGCGCAGACGATTGGATAGAAAACAA GACTCTTGCGGATTGAAGGAGGTTACCAAACTTTTCAGCAAGGCGCGAGAATCTCTCGACGATTTGCTACTGCAACAGTCGCGTAATCTGAGGACGGCAAATCACATTGTT TCCTTACGACTAGCACTGGAACACAATATTCGACTGATTAGTGAAATTGGGACGGAACGAAATCTGATGTGGGACTTGAACACGAATGATCGAAAGGGCCGATGGATTATGCTGCTGCTAGCTCCTGATACTGTTACATTGAACGAGTGA
- a CDS encoding expressed protein, producing the protein MSPRYDDPYNDPYSHQERQYASDASFADARAQYGQSYAYHDANPYEAELQYPSYPTDPSSGEYLNDSSTEKVPGNVRYESTERAQPGRSGLRRPATSFAGLGPPPRSTGILRVWRKDERGKQWSRGGGIRTSLRFCCCCVTIAILVIVSIILAILLYVRPPSVALNSVTVGSDPVSLTSDGLTVSFDLSISVSNPNWFDANFKEITATARYPGNNTNTFGGGTLYNLDFKGYTQSTFNFPFTLNYTLAKDPNKVILNDLIEKCGISGGSAQDITVDYDLNLKLKILGITIDPTVSNSASFECPITASDIESIIGSSS; encoded by the exons ATGTCTCCCCGGTACGACGACCCCTACAATGACCCTTATTCCCACCAAGAGCGACAGTACGCTTCCGACGCCAGCTTCGCTGATGCTCGTGCCCAGTATGGCCAGTCATACGCTTATCATGATGCTAATCCGTACGAAGCGGAACTACAATACCCCTCATACCCTACAGACCCTTCATCCGGAGAGTATTTAAATGACTCTAGCACGGAAAAGGTCCCAGGAAACGTTCGATATGAAAGCACTGAGAGAGCTCAACCCGGTCGTTCTGGGTTACGCAGACCAGCAACCTCTTTTGCTGGGCTCGGACCCCCGCCCAGAAGCACCGGCATTCTTCGAGTCTG GAGAAAGGACGAAAGAGGTAAACAGTGGTCGAGA GGAGGTGGTATTAGAACGTCGTTGCggttctgctgctgctgcgtGACAATTGCGATTTTAGTGATCGTCAGCATTATTTTGGCCATTTTGCTG TACGTTCGACCGCCTAGCGTGGCCCTTAACAGTGTTACTGTCGGGTCAGATCCTGTATCTTTAACTTCCGATGGTCTGACTGTCAGCTTCGATCTGAGCATCAG TGTTTCCAACCCAAATTGGTTCGATGCCAACTTTAAAGAGATCACCGCTACAGCTCGCTATCCGGGCAACAATACGAACACTTTTGGTGGCGGCACGTTGTACAACCTTGACTTCAAGGGCTACACACAATCGACCTTCAATTTCCCCTTTACGCTCAA TTACACGCTCGCCAAAGACCCTAACAAGGTAATTTTGAACGACCTCATCG AAAAATGTGGCATTTCCGGTGGTTCCGCACAGGATATCACTGTTGATTATGACTTGAATTTGAAGCTCAAG ATCCTGGGTATTACTATCGATCCTACCGTCAGTAATAGCGCTAGCTTTGAATGCCCCATCACTGCTAGCGATATAGAA TCGATCATTGGAAGCAGCAGTTGA
- a CDS encoding RAN small monomeric GTPase, putative has product MENTATFKMVLCGDGGTGKTTFVKRHLTGEFEKKYIATLGVEVHPLTFHTNFGTICFNVWDTAGQEKFGGLRDGYYIQGQCGIIMFDVTSRITYKNVPNWHRDLERVCENIPIVLCGNKVDVKERKVKTGNVTFHRKKNLQYFEISAKSNYNFEKPFLWLARKLVGNQSLEFVAAPALAPPEVQVDQALIAKYEEELKAAANAPLPDEDDADL; this is encoded by the exons ATGGAGAACACTGCTACCTTCAAAATGGTTTTGTGCGGTGACGGTGGAACT G GGAAG ACCACCTTTGTCAAACGTCATTTGACCG GCGAGTTCGAAAAGAAGTACATTG CCACTCTCGGTGTCGAAGTCCATCCCCTTACTTTCCACACCAACTTCGGCACTATCTGCTTCAACGTTTGGGACACTGCGGGTCAAGAAAAGTTTGGAGGTCTTCGTGATGGTTATTACATTCAAGGGCAATGTGGTATCATCATGTTTGACGTCACTTCTCGTATTACTTACAAGAATGTTCCTAACTGGCACCGAGACCTCGAACGAGTGTGCGAAAACATTCCTATTGTCCTCTGTGGCAACAAGGTTGATGTCAAG GAGAGGAAAGTCAAGACTGGTAATGTGACTTTCCACCGCAAGA AGAACCTTCAGTACTTCGAAATCTCGGCGAAGTCTAAC TACAACTTTGAGAAACCTTTCCTTTGGCTTGCCAGAAAGCTTGTTGG CAACCAATCTCTCGAGTTTGTGgctgctcctgctcttgCGCCTCCTGAGGTTCAAGTTGACCAGGCGCTCATTGCCAAgtatgaagaggagctTAAGGCTGCTGCCAACGCCCCTTTGCCCGATGAG GATGACGCCGATCTTTAG
- a CDS encoding ATP-binding cassette (ABC) transporter, putative translates to MSHVLPIASTALIPFTTLTSFTIYLTTHSSSPIKRIIRQQDIALPVHNGEALDGTLDDKDAFDIDDPVVCEDGTPVEPQQFWISMWKRKLAVIGLMIPPLICNVLLLIFSLLAPSNDVENRQRNIILPALLLPSQAVTLLVGFWHLSQNEVSSHWPTTIHNAIDIFTQFIILAFLALLPSSPLPSSPASPEVFGAALPNTYSSSLAFMKALLPVLYLPPLVAILSVRRGPPLYLPFDAIYPSKIVSSVPPDAQSLDPQKANVSPEVQATIPEWLLFGYATDVIRKGYVSESLDVWDLPILPRTLRALYQYKRMKRAYGKTKGRRGRMEGFNLLLTVARVNSGLLWAQTLLAAATAFGYYLPHYLLKLFINFLENDPARAEPAWGWLLCFGLFTSNALIFIASGVTWSICTTYLQGKIRLQLNTMLFKKTLLKKDIAASSGDKGQVGGVQEEAAKDKKKKEENGESNAEDEETVTSKTQIMTLFTVDVDRVTEFVFHRMLVCYCVWPIPIADNLILVFAVIDAPLEIVVASVFVFKLLDISAMYGLLTAILSLPLNHLASKIVVRAQENLMKTRDQRTALMNEILQGIRMLKFMAWERSFESRVQTIRRNELSWQARNYQIEVAFNCIWALTPVVVTVVSFLHYTLVRGQQLTPSVAFTSVAVFAELSPETFIQALQGFVSCRRIEKYLCLDEVAAIEENDGEGDIVLSSATFTWPRDETAFENGLVIDAVSNAATPKTAFTLADLNLRFPKGKLSLICGRLGSGKSLLLAGLLGEADLLTGHVVCPRSAPDAMSKGSANPSEDLWIVPNMVAYVPQQAWLQNASIKENIIFSSPWDAERYQQVIEACSLLNDLDILEDGDETEVGEKGLNLSGGQKARVSLARAIYSRAGVLFLDDVLSAVDAHTAHAIMTNCLQGPIVEGRTILIVSHHTALVSPAAAYIVALENVGSGFSFTTVVIFLTKRCQGDVKFSGTREEFVASNLSDELDEEDAQARPTDSEQKEEKTVEENSIQLTNKSVLNLSGACAESAAPDSETSSLAPEDDKTIVNSKQKTPRKLIEDEKRARGRITWTVWKTYFSALGGPIWWSLFILSLGMAMLVPVAEKGWLGYWTGSSLSSSEGGHTTRYYVMGYSVITIAGVFASNLQYCIIYFGSLQASRRLHNSMLKSVLFSTLRFHDTTSRGRLLNRFGKDIEGLDSSTADNFVRSAAYGLNVVVTFISITYVGGLPFVIAGCVVLIVYYQAGSIYGQTSRDMRRLDSVTRSPLYSLFGETVSGVAVLRAFGASNMALKNMMKLADTNLLAFAWSWTVNRWLSARFNLLSAVLVGLTAVAVLIAPNVDAAMGGFALAFAGTICHDLLFVVRRFVQLEQSMVAIERLKEFTELQQEAPEYIEPRPAASWPEHGSIKVENLVVKYAPDLPSVLHNISFEVSPRQKIGIVGATGCGKSTLALSFFRFVEAAEGRIEIDGVDISKIGLTDLRSRMTIIPQDPTILSGTLRSTLDVFDEYDDVDIYAALRRVHLIKDENPVTSLDEQNDVENRNKNVFEDLSNPVSEGGDNFSSGEKQLICMARAILKRNKILFMDEATASIDYETDALISKTIREEFSDSTIVTIAHRIHTIIDFDKVLVMDRGNIAEFASPADLLRDHKSRFYSLCKATGRTEFKNLKEMALEAERKRKSV, encoded by the exons atGTCCCATGTCCTGCCCATCGCCTCGACCGCCCTCATCCCTTTTACTACCCtcacttccttcaccatctATCTCACCAcccattcctcctcccccatcAAGCGTATTATCCGTCAGCAAGACATTGCTTTGCCAGTCCATAATGGGGAAGCTTTGGACGGCACTTTAGATGACAAGGATGCGTTTGACATTGACGACCCTGTCGTCTGCGAAGATGGAACTCCTGTAGAACCGCAGCAATTTTGGATTTCGATGTGGAAGCGGAAGCTTGCTGTCATTGGCTTGATGATCCCTCCTCTCATATGTaacgtccttcttctcattttcAGTCTACTAGCTCCGTCAAATGATGTTGAGAACCGACAAAGAAATATCATTCTTCCAGCattgcttcttccttcacaaGCTGTTACGTTGCTTGTCGGCTTCTGGCATTTATCTCAAAATGAAGTTTCATCACATTGGCCAACAACAATACATAATGCCATTGATATCTTCACTCAGTTTATCATCCTCGCCTTCTTGGCTCTTCTGCCATCTAGCCCCTTACCGTCGTCGCCTGCATCACCCGAGGTGTTCGGAGCAGCACTTCCCAATACATACAGTTCTTCACTGGCTTTCATGAAAGCTCTTCTACCAGTCTTATACTTGCCTCCCCTGGTAGCGATTCTTTCGGTACGACGAGGTCCTCCCCTTTATCTACCTTTTGACGCCATCTATCCCTCCAAAATCGTCAGTTCAGTCCCTCCTGACGCTCAGTCTCTCGATCCTCAAAAAGCCAATGTCAGTCCGGAAGTGCAAGCAACCATTCCCGAATGGCTTTTATTTGGTTATGCGACCGATGTAATTCGCAAGGGATATGTTTCAGAAAGTTTGGATGTATGGGATTTACCTATTTTACCGAGGACACTCC GGGCTTTATATCAATATAAAAGAATGAAGCGGGCCTACGGGAAGACCAAAGGACGTCGTGGACGAATGGAAGGTTTCAATCTTCTGCTCACTGTCGCCCGGGTTAACTCTGGACTTCTTTGGGCTC AAACGTTGCTTGCAGCGGCGACCGCTTTTGGGTATTATCTTCCTCACTATCTTCTGAAACTGTTCATCAACTTTTTGGAAAACGATCCTGCGCGGGCTGAGCCCGCTTGGGGCTGGCTCCTGTGCTTCGGCCTTTTCACCTCCAATGCCCTCATTTTTATAGCCTCTGGAGTCACATGGTCCATTTGCACAACTTATCTCCAGGGAAAAATCCGGCTTCAACTCAATACTATGTTGTTCAAGAAAActttgttgaagaaggacattGCTGCGAGTAGTGGTGATAAAGGGCAAGTGGGTGGAgtgcaagaagaagcggccaaggataagaagaaaaaggaggaaaatgGAGAGAGTAatgcagaggatgaagagaccGTTACCTCAAAGACGCAAATTATG ACTCTGTTCACCGTCGACGTTGACAGGGTCACTGAATTCGTTTTCCATCGTATGTTGGTCTGTTACTGTGTCTGGCCAATCCCAATTGCTGATAATCTTATCCTAGTCTTCGCTGTTATTGATGCGCCTCTCGAAATTGTCGT CGCGAGTGTCTTTGTCTTCAAGTTGTTGGACATTTCGGCTATGTATGGTTTGCTTACAGCCATTC tctctcttcctttgaACCATCTCGCATCCAAGATTGTTGTTAGAGCTCAGGAAAACCTCATGAAGACACGAGACCAGAGAACAGCCCTGATGAACGAAATTCTTCAAGGTATCAGGATGCTCAA GTTCATGGCCTGGGAACGATCTTTTGAAAGCCGGGTTCAAACAATCAGACGAAACGAACTTTCTTGGCAAGCAAGAAACTACCAAATCGAAGTAGCGTTCAACTGTATTTGGGCTTTGACGCCAGTGGTGGTCACTGTTGTCTCATTCTTG CACTATACTCTTGTGAGGGGCCAACAGCTTACACCATCTGTTGCCTTTACTTCAGTAGCTGTCTTTGCCGAATTGAG CCCGGAAACTTTTATACAAGCCTTACAAGGTTTCGTTTCTTGTCGACGCATTGAAAAGTATCTATGCCTTGACGAGGTCGCTGCCATTGAAGAAAACGATGGCGAAGGTGATATTGTGCTTTCCTCCGCAACCTTCACTTGGCCTCGGGATGAAACTGCTTTTGAGAATGGACTCGTCATCGACGCGGTTTCTAATGCGGCTACTCCCAAGACTGCATTCACTCTTGCTGATCTTAATCTTCGATTTCCTAAGGGCAAGCTATCACTGATCTGCGGAAGGCTAG GGTCCGGGaagtctcttcttttggcAGGTCTTCTTGGTGAGGCAGATCTCCTTACTGGACACGTCGTTTGCCCTCGCTCTGCACCCGATGCGATGAGTAAGGGATCGGCAAATCCATCAGAAGATCTCTGGATTGTACCGAACATGGTCGCCTATGTGCCCCAGCAAGCATGGCTTCAAAATGCGTCGATCAAGGAAAATATTATCTTCTCATCACCTTGGGATGCAGAGAGATACCAGCAGGTAATTGAAGCATGTTCTCTGCTGAATGACCTGGATATTCTTGAAGACGGAGACGAGAC CGAAGTAGGGGAGAAAGGCCTCAACCTCAGTGGTGGTCAAAAAGCACGAG TATCACTCGCCCGAGCCATATACAGTCGGGCAGGTGTACTTTTCCTTGACGACG TACTTAGCGCCGTCGATGCCCATACAGCTCACGCAATTATGACCAACTGTTTACAAGGCCCCATCGTAGAGGGTCGGACAATACTTATCGTGTCTCATCACACAGCTCTTGTTTCCCCAGCCGCCGCCTATATAGTGGCCCTGGAAAATGTAGGTTCCGGTTTTTCCTTCACTACCGTGGTCATTTTTCTGACTAAGCGATGTCAGGGCGACGTCAAATTTTCTGGTACTAGGGAAGAGTTTGTGGCCTCGAATCTGAGTGATGAActggatgaggaagatgccCAAGCAAGGCCCACTGATTCTGAacaaaaggaggagaagacaGTTGAAGAAAACTCTATTCAACTCACAAATAAAAGCGTTCTTAATCTTAGCGGTGCATGCGCTGAGAGTGCAGCGCCAGACTCTGAAACTAGCTCTCTTGCTCCTGAGGATGACAAAACCATAGTTAACTCAAAGCAAAAAACTCCCCGGAAGCTCATTGAAGACGAAAAGCGCGCACGAGGCAGGATAACCTGGACAGTTTGGAAAACATACTTCAGT GCTCTCGGTGGGCCTATATGGT GGTCATTGTTTATTTTGTCCCTGGGGATGGCAATGCTTGTTCCGGTAGCGGAGAAGGGATGGCTAGG ATACTGGACTGGGTCAAGtttatcttcttcagagGGTGGTCATACCACCCGTTATTATGTTATGGGGTATTCTGTG ATCACAATCGCAGGGGTATTTGCCTCCAACTTGCAGTACTGCATAATATATTTCGGCTCGCTTCAAGCCAGCAGAAGACTTCATAATT CTATGCTGAAATCAGTTTTGTTTTCAACTCTGCGCTTCCATGACACAACAAGCCGAGGACGGCTACTTAATCGTTTTGGTAAAGATATCGAAGGGCTTGACTCCAGTACAGCAGACAATT TTGTGCGTAGTGCGGCATACGGCCTCAATGTCGTAGTCACATTCATTTCCATCACTTATGTGGGCGGTCTCCCTTTTGTCATTGCTGGATG TGTTGTATTGATTGTCTACTATCAAGCCGGGTCAATTTACGGGCAAACTTCACGGGATATGCGGCGCTTAGACTCCGTGACCCGATCGCCTTTGTACTCGCTATTTGGAGAGACTGTCTCTGGTGTTGCTGTTCTTCGTGCATTCGGTGCTA GTAACATGGCTTTGAAAAATATGATGAAACTCGCGGACACGaatcttcttgcttttgccTGGTCTTG GACTGTTAATCGCTGGTTGTCGG CGCGTTTCAATCTTCTAAGCGCGGTTTTGGTTGGTTTGACTGCAGTTGCCGTCCTTATCGCTCCAAATGTTGATGCGGCCATGGGCGGCTTTGCTCTGGCATTTGCGGGGACTATATGTCATGATTTGCTTTTTGTTGTTAGGCGTTTCGTCCAGCTGGAGCAAAGTATGGTGGCGATTGAACGCTTGAAAGA GTTTACCGAGCTTCAACAAGAAGCGCCGGAATATATAGAACCTAGGCCTGCCGCTTCCTGGCCTGAACATGGATCTATTAAAGTCGAAAACCTCGTCGTTAAGTACGCT CCTGACCTTCCTAGCGTCCTCCATAATATTTCTTTTGAAGTGTCTCCTCGACAGAAGATTGGCATTGTTGGTGCTACCGGTTGTGGCAAGTCCACATTGGCTCTGAGCTTCTTCCGTTTTGTTGAGGCGGCGGAAGGTCGCATTGAGATTGATGGGGTAGACATATCAAAAATTGGATTGACTGATTTGCGAAGTCGAATGACCATTATACCTCAAGACCCAACAATTCTGTCGGGGACACTACGCTCAACTCTCGATGTCTTTGACGAATATGACGATGTCGATATATACGCCGCACTCAGGAGAGTGCATTTGATCAAGGATGAAAACCCAGTGACTTCTCTGGATGAGCAAAATGACGTGGAAAACAGGAATAAAAATGTATTTGAGGACCTCTCGAATCCAGTCAG CGAAGGAGGGGACAACTTCTCAAGCGGTGAAAAGCAGCTCATTTG CATGGCTCGCGCAATACTCAAAAGAAACAAAATATTATTCATGGACGAAGCGACTGCATCGATCGATT ATGAAACAGATGCATTAA TCTCTAAGACAATCAGAGAAGAGTTTTCGGATTCGACCATCGTGACAATCGCTCATCGCATTCATACCATA ATCGATTTTGACAAAGTATTAG TCATGGATCGAGGTAACATTGCTGAATTCGCCAGCCCAGCGGATCTTTTACGGGACCACAAGTCTAGGTTTTATAGT CTGTGCAAGGCTACTGGCCGGACAGAGTTCAAGAACCTCAAAGAGATGGCTTTGGAAGCGGAGCGTAAACGGAAATCGGTTTGA